The window AACTAAGTCTGTAGAAGCGAAAGGTTTAGCAGAATCAGGAACAATAAATCCCTTCTTTAACAGGTAATCCATCCAGTATTTAGAAGCAGAAATATAAATATCAGCAGGCGCTCCCGCTTCTATCTGCGTAGCCAACTTACCCGAAGAAGAAAAGTTACAAACTACCTTATCAGAATTATGAGAAGCGTTAAACTGCTTAACCTCGTAATTAATCAAATCTTTCGTTCCCATAGCAGCACTAAGTCTGATAACGTCGGCTAAAGAAGAAGGTAAAAAGAAAAATTGAAAAAACAAAAGAAACAGCAAAATCCTCATTGCACACCTCCTCTAAAATACTTAAGGGGCCAGCCCCGGATTGGAACTGGCCCCTCAAAGTAAAATAGAAGAGGCTTTCAGGGTTCCTTTCCAATCCGGGAGGCATGCCCGTTTCCAGGCATACCCTATCGGTCTGACCCCATAGAGCAATCGCCCCTTAGGAAGTCAGACTCGGAACCCCTCAGTCAGGCTTATTTTATCAAACCTTGACTCTTTATCAAAAGAAAAATCAAAACAGCAGAAGCAATAAGAATCAATAAAACAGAGGAAATTGACTTCTTATAACTACTAATAGCAGTAATTACCTCTTCTTTCATCGCACCTTGAGGTGCTCTTTTAGTTATTTCCTTTGCAATCTCAGTAAAACCTGAAACGGAATCGTCAATAATTGCAAACTTATCACCTTCTCCAGTTATAAATAAGAAATACTTCCTACCCTGGGAAACTGAAATCTCTCTTATTTCATTCCATTTAAAGAACTTTTTACCAGTAATTCCAACTATTTCCAAACCATCGTCAGAAACAACAATCTTTTTCCTAAGCAAAAAGAAAAAGTAAGCCAAAATCGGAAGAATTAAAACGACTAAAATAATGGATTTTCCAGAAAATCCCCCCGTCCTCTCAACCAACAAAAAGAAAAAC is drawn from Desulfurobacterium pacificum and contains these coding sequences:
- a CDS encoding PH domain-containing protein gives rise to the protein MKKVYRTDKLTLFSYALLVFAYMWFFFLLVERTGGFSGKSIILVVLILPILAYFFFLLRKKIVVSDDGLEIVGITGKKFFKWNEIREISVSQGRKYFLFITGEGDKFAIIDDSVSGFTEIAKEITKRAPQGAMKEEVITAISSYKKSISSVLLILIASAVLIFLLIKSQGLIK